A window from Neobacillus sp. PS3-40 encodes these proteins:
- the rpsO gene encoding 30S ribosomal protein S15, with product MAITQERKTELMHEYQTHEGDTGSAEVQIAVLTESINNLNEHLRTHKKDHHSRRGLLKMVGKRRNLLTYLRNKDVQRYRVLITKLGLRR from the coding sequence ATGGCAATCACTCAAGAACGTAAAACTGAACTTATGCATGAGTATCAAACACATGAAGGCGACACTGGATCTGCAGAGGTACAAATCGCTGTCCTTACTGAATCAATCAACAATTTGAATGAGCACTTACGTACTCATAAGAAGGACCACCACTCACGTCGCGGTCTTTTGAAAATGGTTGGTAAACGTCGTAACTTGTTAACATACCTTCGTAACAAAGATGTTCAACGTTACCGTGTGTTAATCACTAAACTTGGTTTACGTAGATAA
- the pnp gene encoding polyribonucleotide nucleotidyltransferase: MDQNIHQYSMDWAGRKLTVELGQLAKQANGAVMVRYGDTAVLSTATASKEPKNLDFFPLTVNYEERLYAVGKIPGGFIKREGRPSEKAILASRLIDRPIRPLFADGFRNDVQVISIVMSVDQDCSTEMAAMFGSSLALSTSDIPFEGPIAGVVVGRVNNEFVVNPTVEQAEKSDIHLTVAGTKDAINMVEAGADEVPEEIMLEAIMFGHNEIKRLIEFQEGIVAEIGKEKRQINLYEIDSVLEAEVRSMCEADMIKAIQVQEKHAREDAIKEVKNQVTAKYEEQEATPETLKQVKQILDKLVKGEVRRLITVEKIRPDGRGVDEIRPLSSQIGILPRTHGSGLFTRGQTQALSICTLGAMGDVQILDGLGIEEEKRFMHHYNFPSFSVGETGPLRGPGRREIGHGALGERALEPVIPSEKDFPYTIRLVSEVLESNGSTSQASICGSTLAMMDAGVPIKAPVAGIAMGLVKSGEHYTVLTDIQGMEDHLGDMDFKVAGTAKGVTALQMDIKIEGLSREILEEALQQAKKGRMQILDSMLATISEPKTELSQYAPKILTMAINPDKIRDVIGPSGKQINKIIEETGVKIDIEQDGTVFIASTNQEMNEKAKKIIEDIVREVVVGQLYLGKVKRIEKFGAFVEIFTGKDGLVHISELAEERVGKVEDVIAIGDEILVKVTEIDKQGRVNLSRKAVLKEQREKDEQAK, from the coding sequence ATGGATCAAAATATTCATCAATATTCAATGGACTGGGCTGGACGTAAGTTGACAGTTGAGCTTGGCCAGTTAGCCAAACAAGCAAATGGCGCTGTAATGGTTCGTTATGGAGATACGGCTGTATTAAGTACAGCAACTGCATCAAAGGAACCCAAAAATTTAGACTTTTTCCCTTTAACAGTCAATTATGAAGAACGTTTATATGCTGTCGGGAAAATACCAGGAGGCTTTATCAAACGAGAAGGTCGTCCAAGTGAAAAAGCTATTCTTGCAAGTAGATTAATCGACCGCCCGATTCGTCCACTATTTGCGGATGGATTCCGAAATGATGTACAGGTTATCAGTATTGTGATGAGTGTTGATCAAGACTGTTCAACAGAGATGGCTGCAATGTTTGGCTCATCCCTTGCATTAAGTACATCTGACATCCCATTTGAAGGCCCGATTGCTGGTGTGGTTGTGGGTCGTGTTAACAATGAATTTGTTGTAAATCCAACTGTTGAACAAGCAGAAAAAAGTGATATTCATTTAACTGTTGCTGGGACAAAGGATGCCATTAACATGGTTGAGGCAGGAGCAGATGAGGTTCCAGAAGAGATCATGCTTGAAGCAATCATGTTTGGTCATAATGAAATCAAACGGTTAATTGAATTCCAAGAGGGTATTGTTGCTGAAATCGGCAAAGAAAAGAGACAAATTAATTTATATGAAATTGATTCAGTACTTGAAGCTGAAGTGCGTTCAATGTGTGAAGCGGACATGATTAAGGCTATTCAGGTCCAAGAAAAGCATGCACGCGAAGATGCGATCAAGGAAGTAAAGAATCAAGTTACAGCTAAATATGAGGAACAAGAGGCAACCCCAGAAACGTTAAAACAAGTTAAGCAAATTTTGGACAAGTTGGTAAAAGGTGAAGTTCGCCGATTAATTACCGTTGAAAAGATACGTCCTGATGGTCGTGGGGTTGATGAAATTCGTCCACTATCCTCTCAAATTGGTATCTTACCACGTACCCATGGTTCAGGACTGTTTACTCGTGGTCAGACTCAGGCATTGAGCATTTGTACTCTTGGGGCAATGGGTGATGTGCAAATTCTTGATGGACTAGGAATTGAAGAAGAGAAACGTTTTATGCACCATTACAACTTCCCTTCCTTTAGTGTTGGGGAAACAGGACCATTGCGTGGACCAGGTCGTCGTGAAATTGGTCATGGTGCGCTTGGTGAACGTGCATTAGAACCAGTTATTCCGTCAGAAAAAGATTTCCCATACACTATTCGTCTTGTTTCTGAGGTACTTGAATCAAATGGTTCAACTTCTCAAGCAAGTATTTGTGGAAGCACGCTTGCTATGATGGATGCTGGTGTTCCAATTAAGGCTCCTGTAGCAGGGATTGCAATGGGACTTGTAAAATCAGGTGAACATTATACAGTTTTAACAGACATTCAAGGTATGGAAGATCATCTTGGGGATATGGATTTTAAAGTTGCCGGAACAGCTAAAGGTGTAACAGCCTTGCAAATGGATATCAAGATAGAGGGACTTTCTCGTGAAATCTTAGAAGAAGCTCTCCAACAGGCGAAAAAAGGCCGGATGCAAATCTTGGATTCGATGCTTGCAACTATTTCTGAACCAAAAACTGAGCTTTCACAATACGCTCCAAAAATCTTAACTATGGCAATTAATCCAGATAAGATTCGCGATGTTATTGGACCAAGTGGTAAGCAGATCAATAAGATTATTGAAGAAACTGGCGTTAAAATTGACATTGAACAAGATGGTACCGTCTTTATTGCTTCAACAAATCAGGAAATGAACGAAAAAGCGAAAAAGATCATTGAAGATATTGTTCGTGAAGTAGTCGTGGGTCAACTTTATCTTGGTAAGGTGAAACGCATTGAAAAATTTGGTGCTTTCGTAGAAATCTTCACAGGTAAAGATGGATTGGTTCATATT
- the ribF gene encoding bifunctional riboflavin kinase/FAD synthetase, with the protein MEVKMLDYPHQLKKSEIPPLALALGYFDGVHLGHQKVILEAKRFADETGLKSAVMTFDPHPSVVLKKNNGLVHYITPLKDKIKIIQNLGIDYVIVVHFTEDFANLLPQEFVDQYIIGLNVKHVVAGFDYSYGRMGKGTMETLPFHSRGEFTSFIVPKLVNGNDKVSSTLIRKRLAEGQTDQLPFLLGRYYTTSGIVVHGDKRGRTIGFPTANVDMDDDYMIPPLGVYAVRLKLNGEWLNGVCNVGYKPTFNKEATIKPSVEVHLLHFNGDIYGQKVEIEWILYLRKEQKFSGIDELVAQINKDKQNVLTYFDQNGQNSFEI; encoded by the coding sequence GTGGAAGTAAAAATGCTTGATTATCCTCATCAACTGAAAAAAAGTGAAATCCCGCCATTGGCCCTAGCCCTTGGCTATTTTGATGGTGTTCACCTCGGACATCAAAAAGTCATTCTTGAGGCAAAAAGATTTGCTGATGAAACAGGTCTAAAAAGTGCAGTCATGACGTTTGATCCCCATCCTTCTGTTGTTTTAAAGAAAAATAATGGACTTGTCCACTATATTACTCCATTGAAGGATAAGATCAAAATCATCCAAAATTTAGGGATTGATTATGTCATTGTTGTCCATTTTACAGAAGATTTTGCAAATCTTCTCCCACAAGAATTTGTTGACCAATATATTATTGGATTAAATGTAAAACATGTGGTTGCGGGTTTTGATTATTCATATGGCCGGATGGGAAAAGGGACAATGGAAACATTGCCATTCCACTCAAGGGGAGAGTTTACCTCCTTTATAGTTCCAAAGCTTGTAAACGGAAATGATAAAGTGAGTTCAACATTGATTCGAAAACGCTTAGCAGAAGGGCAAACCGATCAATTGCCATTCTTACTCGGCAGATACTATACCACAAGCGGAATTGTTGTTCATGGAGATAAACGAGGTCGAACAATTGGTTTTCCAACAGCAAATGTCGATATGGATGATGATTATATGATTCCGCCACTTGGCGTTTATGCTGTTAGGTTGAAACTAAATGGTGAATGGCTGAATGGTGTGTGTAATGTTGGCTATAAACCAACTTTTAATAAAGAAGCTACTATTAAGCCATCCGTTGAAGTTCATCTATTACACTTTAATGGCGATATTTATGGTCAAAAAGTGGAGATCGAATGGATTCTTTATTTGCGAAAAGAACAGAAATTTTCTGGGATAGATGAGCTTGTTGCACAAATAAATAAGGATAAGCAAAATGTTCTTACTTATTTTGATCAAAATGGACAAAACTCTTTCGAAATATAG